One genomic window of Roseobacter ponti includes the following:
- a CDS encoding LysR family transcriptional regulator: MNILAFDLNLLKAFSALYQEQHVGRAAERIGLAQPSMSNALARLRLHFDDALFQRVPGGMSPTERAEALAPDVARALEILSGTLQATAFDAYSAEGEIVIAASDLAVLQIAPRLTNHLAHTAPNLTLRFAQLNKRKIIAQLDNGDITLAIGTFGRLPARIRRTTYGTDSFVCIARKNHPTIGQSLSLEKYLETPHALMTLSADRRGIVDDALKKLGKSRHIAMTSANFLLMPELISRTDLLATVPASLGSVAERAGCQVLPPPLALPSWSIDLITSQRTEASALGAFAIAAIKKSCLNPIQR, encoded by the coding sequence GTGAATATTCTCGCTTTCGATCTTAATCTTCTCAAGGCGTTTAGTGCGCTGTACCAGGAACAGCACGTCGGGCGCGCAGCAGAACGTATTGGTTTAGCACAACCTTCAATGAGTAACGCCCTGGCTCGGCTCAGACTTCATTTTGACGATGCTCTTTTCCAACGTGTTCCGGGAGGTATGTCGCCAACTGAAAGGGCTGAGGCACTTGCGCCGGATGTTGCAAGAGCTCTCGAAATCTTATCAGGAACGCTGCAAGCGACTGCGTTTGACGCGTACTCTGCTGAGGGGGAAATCGTTATCGCAGCATCCGATCTGGCGGTATTGCAGATCGCTCCGCGCCTTACAAATCATCTTGCACATACCGCACCAAACCTCACCCTCAGGTTCGCCCAACTGAACAAGCGGAAAATTATCGCGCAGTTGGACAACGGTGACATTACGCTCGCGATCGGCACATTCGGTCGATTGCCGGCGCGCATCCGACGGACGACGTATGGCACTGACAGCTTCGTCTGCATTGCACGCAAAAACCACCCCACGATAGGGCAGAGCCTTTCTCTTGAGAAATATCTTGAAACACCGCATGCATTGATGACGTTAAGTGCTGATAGACGCGGTATTGTTGACGACGCACTTAAGAAACTAGGCAAATCCCGACACATCGCAATGACAAGCGCCAATTTTCTGTTGATGCCGGAATTGATCTCACGAACAGACCTGCTGGCGACCGTGCCAGCATCACTTGGATCTGTCGCAGAACGCGCTGGCTGCCAGGTCTTACCGCCGCCGTTAGCGCTCCCGTCCTGGTCAATAGACCTGATAACAAGCCAGCGAACGGAAGCATCTGCACTTGGGGCTTTCGCGATTGCGGCAATAAAGAAGAGCTGTTTGAATCCAATTCAAAGGTAG
- a CDS encoding DUF1330 domain-containing protein — protein MTKPDGSPLQKNVYTAGLIEPDGILVTIQVQILQPEKLQAYVEGHAPSLAQYGGRLIYIGGDQETVEGDLPVGDIIAIHAWSSRERFLEWYNSDEYRPWKEYRQNGVTKATITLSAGFPLDQS, from the coding sequence ATGACAAAACCTGACGGCTCTCCGCTCCAGAAAAACGTCTACACAGCGGGTCTGATAGAACCAGACGGAATTCTGGTGACGATCCAGGTCCAGATTTTGCAACCCGAAAAGCTTCAGGCTTACGTCGAAGGACATGCGCCTTCACTTGCGCAATACGGTGGTCGCCTCATCTACATCGGCGGTGATCAGGAAACGGTGGAGGGTGATCTTCCGGTTGGCGACATTATCGCTATCCATGCCTGGTCGAGCCGCGAGCGTTTTCTGGAGTGGTACAACTCGGACGAATACCGCCCCTGGAAAGAGTATCGTCAGAACGGTGTGACGAAGGCGACAATTACCCTTTCAGCGGGTTTCCCGTTAGATCAGTCCTAG
- a CDS encoding SDR family oxidoreductase translates to MNAIASNNLNGKAIVVVGGGSGMGRSIAAHASATGGDVTIASRNRDKLEAAAQEIGGNIHVAPVDMTDEQAIRAWATSLGPVDHLVITASAAAHGRFEDLPTEDLKAMIESKFIGPYVIARETLTRINPAGSITFFSGALSRRPSAGATGLAAVNSTVETLTKGLAQELAGRVRVNCISPGMVATEAYDHMPAEQREQMYAQVGGALPVGRIGRAEEIARAALMVMANDFMTGAIVDVDGGHLVRA, encoded by the coding sequence ATGAACGCGATAGCATCCAACAACCTAAACGGGAAAGCCATTGTTGTCGTCGGCGGCGGGTCCGGCATGGGCCGGTCCATTGCTGCTCATGCCAGCGCGACAGGTGGAGACGTCACCATCGCAAGCCGCAACCGGGACAAACTTGAGGCGGCTGCACAGGAGATTGGCGGCAACATTCACGTGGCGCCAGTAGACATGACAGACGAACAAGCGATCAGGGCCTGGGCAACATCACTGGGTCCGGTCGATCATCTGGTGATAACCGCATCGGCGGCCGCACATGGCAGGTTTGAGGACCTTCCCACCGAAGACCTTAAGGCAATGATTGAATCAAAGTTCATCGGTCCTTACGTCATTGCCCGCGAAACACTGACCCGAATTAATCCCGCAGGGTCGATCACATTCTTCTCGGGCGCACTGTCCCGCCGACCGTCGGCTGGTGCCACCGGACTTGCTGCCGTAAACAGTACAGTCGAGACTTTGACGAAGGGCCTGGCACAAGAGCTTGCGGGCCGTGTGCGGGTGAATTGCATCAGCCCCGGCATGGTCGCCACCGAAGCCTACGATCACATGCCTGCCGAACAACGCGAGCAGATGTATGCGCAGGTCGGTGGTGCATTGCCTGTGGGTCGGATCGGTCGCGCGGAAGAGATTGCGCGCGCCGCACTTATGGTCATGGCAAACGATTTTATGACGGGGGCGATTGTCGACGTCGACGGTGGTCATCTGGTCCGCGCATAA
- a CDS encoding MBL fold metallo-hydrolase, protein MLRQFLLTLILSAFAQSTWAQDTVTITRFHEAGIGSVNTWIIEDSENIVLIDAQRTLRAGEQLAQTLQETGKNLRAVLITHPHPDHIGGIPSIAAEFPDAQILAIQSVNEELRSDSLGIMAFARRVNGDAFPAETPFASELVKDGDILRYGDIELRVQDIGAGESIAMTVFFIPESNALFVGDLVDNDMHGFVFEQRSSQWLVSLDEVRLDYASNPIAYPGHGASAPLFDLIDAQGKWLRDMRDIVNERIADGEFSDQDVEESWAEFQRRHPNQLPVAPIDGLGPLNLRAVAAELAGRK, encoded by the coding sequence ATGCTACGTCAATTTTTACTGACGCTGATCCTCTCGGCGTTTGCCCAATCAACCTGGGCGCAGGATACCGTTACAATCACCAGATTCCACGAAGCCGGCATCGGCAGTGTGAACACCTGGATCATCGAAGACAGCGAAAACATCGTGCTCATTGATGCTCAGCGTACGCTCAGGGCTGGCGAGCAGCTGGCGCAAACCTTGCAGGAGACAGGGAAGAACCTGCGCGCGGTACTGATCACGCATCCGCATCCCGATCATATCGGTGGCATCCCCTCGATTGCTGCCGAATTTCCTGACGCACAAATACTGGCCATCCAGTCAGTGAATGAAGAGCTGCGCAGTGACTCGCTCGGCATCATGGCATTTGCGCGGCGTGTGAACGGTGATGCCTTTCCTGCGGAAACGCCTTTTGCGTCAGAACTTGTGAAGGATGGCGACATCCTCCGCTACGGGGACATCGAGCTGAGGGTCCAGGATATCGGCGCGGGGGAATCCATTGCGATGACGGTATTTTTCATCCCGGAATCGAATGCTCTTTTTGTCGGTGACCTTGTTGATAACGACATGCACGGCTTCGTTTTTGAACAGCGCTCCTCGCAGTGGCTGGTCAGTCTGGATGAAGTGCGGCTGGATTACGCCTCCAACCCCATAGCCTATCCGGGGCACGGTGCCTCCGCCCCGCTGTTTGATCTGATCGACGCACAGGGCAAGTGGCTCAGGGACATGCGAGACATCGTCAACGAACGCATCGCGGACGGAGAATTCTCCGACCAGGATGTGGAGGAGTCCTGGGCCGAATTTCAGAGACGCCACCCAAATCAACTGCCTGTAGCACCCATTGACGGGCTGGGTCCTCTCAATCTGCGCGCGGTGGCGGCTGAGCTGGCAGGTCGGAAATGA
- a CDS encoding NAD(P)H-dependent oxidoreductase yields the protein MNVLIVHAHPESKSFNGAMTAVAHRTLSTQGHTVTVSDLYRDGFKAVSDRGNFTGEVDPEFLKLQAEERFAAHNNGFSDELEQEISRLEAADLVIFQFPLWWFGFPAIMKGWVDRTFAAGRIYGGSPPYEGGRFRGRRALLSLTTGAPAEVYEADGMHGDLMGILRPIHRGILSFVGYDVLAPQVLCGAARVGEKAREDALEAWADRLTGIMNEAPIEIGRY from the coding sequence ATGAATGTACTGATCGTCCATGCGCACCCTGAAAGCAAAAGCTTTAATGGCGCGATGACTGCGGTTGCTCACCGTACGCTTTCGACACAGGGTCACACTGTGACAGTATCCGATCTTTATCGCGATGGGTTCAAAGCGGTTTCTGACCGCGGAAATTTCACAGGGGAAGTGGACCCGGAATTTCTGAAACTCCAGGCAGAGGAGCGTTTTGCAGCGCACAACAACGGATTTTCGGATGAACTTGAGCAGGAAATAAGCCGTCTGGAAGCCGCTGATCTGGTGATATTTCAATTTCCATTGTGGTGGTTTGGCTTCCCTGCGATCATGAAAGGGTGGGTGGATCGTACCTTTGCAGCCGGTCGCATTTACGGCGGCAGCCCTCCATACGAGGGCGGACGGTTTCGCGGGCGTCGCGCTCTTTTGTCTCTAACCACAGGTGCGCCAGCGGAAGTGTATGAGGCTGATGGTATGCACGGTGACCTTATGGGTATTCTGCGACCGATACACCGCGGCATCCTGTCGTTTGTCGGTTACGATGTTCTGGCACCTCAAGTCCTTTGCGGTGCAGCGCGTGTCGGTGAAAAAGCACGCGAGGATGCGCTGGAAGCCTGGGCCGACAGACTGACTGGTATCATGAACGAAGCGCCGATCGAGATCGGGAGATATTAA
- a CDS encoding amidase produces the protein MSGITFEHQHLSVKKVLQTELLVKAGFSLLGKTNVPEFGFNVVTEPVSTGPTRDPNDLSRSPGGSSGGSAAAVAAGIVPLAHAGDGAGSIRIPAAFCGLIGLKPSRGLMPIGPARSEVWEGAVVHHVITKTVRDSAAVLDHTAGASVGDLFANSCIPERGFLKSIDTPPEKLRVGTYTAHPFGGHVDAENVAAVELMAQTLDRLGHHVEPLNKPPDLGKMAASFETMASVHCKADLDRLSNSTPMAEAFEAGTLEMMRRGSGISAENYVFSMRILREEVRRYLNWFATYDVLLTPVSAIRRPLIGASLTSQNTLTDRSFFQRIFQEAAPFSFVANVTGQPSLALPALRSDPVASSGSILTAMPGRDDLLLAMAHQVETIA, from the coding sequence ATCTCTGGCATCACATTTGAGCATCAACATCTGAGCGTCAAAAAGGTTCTGCAAACCGAGTTGTTGGTAAAAGCAGGCTTTTCACTGCTGGGTAAAACAAATGTGCCCGAGTTTGGCTTTAACGTTGTAACTGAGCCGGTTTCCACCGGACCGACACGGGACCCCAACGATCTGTCGCGGTCGCCCGGTGGGTCCAGCGGTGGCAGTGCTGCGGCCGTTGCAGCCGGTATCGTGCCTTTGGCGCATGCCGGTGATGGCGCGGGTTCCATTCGTATTCCGGCGGCCTTCTGCGGTCTGATCGGCCTCAAGCCAAGCCGTGGCCTGATGCCAATCGGACCAGCGCGCAGCGAGGTTTGGGAGGGCGCGGTCGTCCATCACGTAATAACGAAAACCGTTCGCGACAGCGCCGCAGTTCTGGATCATACGGCTGGTGCCTCTGTGGGTGATCTTTTTGCCAACTCATGCATACCTGAACGGGGCTTTCTCAAAAGCATTGATACGCCACCTGAAAAACTGCGCGTCGGCACGTATACGGCGCATCCGTTTGGTGGACATGTTGACGCTGAGAATGTTGCCGCGGTTGAATTGATGGCGCAGACTCTGGACAGGCTGGGGCATCACGTCGAACCATTGAACAAACCTCCTGATCTGGGCAAAATGGCCGCGTCCTTCGAAACAATGGCCAGCGTTCACTGCAAGGCTGACCTGGATCGCTTGTCGAACTCAACCCCCATGGCGGAAGCGTTCGAAGCGGGAACGCTCGAAATGATGCGGCGTGGCAGCGGGATATCTGCCGAAAATTACGTTTTCTCCATGCGAATTCTGCGGGAGGAAGTGCGCAGATATCTCAACTGGTTTGCAACATATGACGTGTTGCTGACACCTGTTTCAGCCATTCGCAGACCTCTGATCGGGGCTTCTCTGACCAGCCAGAATACTCTGACGGACCGATCATTTTTCCAACGGATCTTTCAGGAAGCGGCCCCTTTCAGCTTTGTCGCAAATGTGACCGGCCAACCTTCGCTGGCACTGCCTGCGCTCAGGTCTGACCCAGTTGCCAGTTCCGGCTCAATTCTGACTGCGATGCCGGGCAGGGATGATCTCTTGCTTGCAATGGCGCATCAGGTTGAGACGATCGCATGA
- a CDS encoding LysR substrate-binding domain-containing protein — translation MPTHLPLNALRAFETAARTGSFANAAREMGVSSAAISQQVKLLEEFWGKTLFIRQGNRISLTEAGQSAYPQIGQSMAQLGALSDKMRSVDKKRRLVLSAPQSIVETWLAPKLSAIRTGGLESALDIRAENDPVDFVRDKIDLRVFYGHDLYGDHRIVRLFSDKLIAVTSAAFIDEHGSRIDQIKDKYLIHTDWGHDFATSPNWNAVFAGERIVDRNAGMCVEASSMARNFAEEGFGVALVPEHMVRESLLAGRLLKLKMTAIPMTHDYLIAHPKRLETSRAVKVVIEALKA, via the coding sequence ACGGCCGCCCGCACAGGCTCTTTTGCAAATGCCGCTCGCGAAATGGGCGTGAGCTCCGCGGCGATCAGCCAGCAGGTCAAGCTGCTGGAAGAATTCTGGGGCAAGACGCTTTTCATCCGGCAGGGAAACCGCATTTCCCTGACCGAAGCAGGCCAAAGCGCCTATCCGCAGATCGGTCAATCTATGGCGCAGCTCGGTGCGCTTTCGGATAAGATGCGGAGCGTCGATAAAAAGCGCCGCCTTGTGCTGAGCGCCCCGCAGTCCATCGTCGAAACGTGGCTGGCGCCGAAACTCTCTGCCATTCGGACCGGAGGACTTGAAAGCGCGCTTGATATCAGGGCCGAAAACGATCCCGTTGATTTTGTCCGTGACAAGATCGATCTGCGTGTTTTCTACGGACATGATCTTTATGGCGATCACAGGATCGTCCGTCTGTTTTCTGACAAGCTGATCGCAGTGACGTCTGCTGCATTCATTGATGAACACGGCAGCCGCATTGATCAGATCAAGGATAAATATCTGATCCACACCGACTGGGGGCATGACTTCGCGACATCGCCAAACTGGAATGCGGTGTTTGCAGGCGAGCGGATCGTTGACCGAAATGCAGGGATGTGCGTTGAAGCCAGCAGCATGGCCCGGAATTTTGCTGAAGAAGGCTTTGGCGTTGCATTGGTGCCTGAGCATATGGTGCGGGAGAGTTTGCTTGCCGGGCGTCTTTTAAAACTGAAGATGACAGCCATACCAATGACCCACGACTATCTGATCGCACACCCCAAAAGACTTGAGACGAGCCGCGCTGTTAAAGTCGTTATCGAAGCACTAAAAGCCTGA